A region from the Lolium perenne isolate Kyuss_39 chromosome 4, Kyuss_2.0, whole genome shotgun sequence genome encodes:
- the LOC127346928 gene encoding BTB/POZ and MATH domain-containing protein 3-like — protein sequence MSTDNVSSSTITAVADTSASACHLLRIKDYSRTKLLLGNGMAARSPEFKAGGYTWCISYYPNGVSNEDADGISLLVQFITAKYDAIVVDANVRLTLLPHHGKPAPPTPHCVSFSRAFKQWRASGQRFITREELESSGYLVDDCFAVRCDVDVIRTVAVVDPVVPLLDLERMGLLCSCEDDLCKRRHASARTVQAASTSVSASAPVASTKHRRRQSRIKAAWLRLAS from the coding sequence ATGTCGACCGACAATGTCTCCTCGTCGACCATTACCGCCGTGGCAGACACGAGCGCCAGCGCCTGTCACCTGCTCAGAATCAAGGACTACTCGCGTACCAAACTGCTGCTTGGCAATGGCATGGCAGCCAGATCGCCAGAGTTCAAGGCAGGCGGCTACACTTGGTGCATCTCGTATTACCCCAACGGAGTATCCAACGAGGACGCCGATGGCATCTCGCTCCTCGTCCAGTTTATAACCGCCAAGTATGACGCTATCGTCGTCGACGCTAATGTCCGGTTGACCCTGCTCCCTCACCATGGCAAGCCGGCACCGCCGACGCCGCACTGTGTCAGCTTCTCGCGAGCCTTCAAGCAGTGGCGCGCCTCCGGTCAGCGCTTCATCACGAGAGAAGAGCTCGAGAGTTCGGGATACCTTGTGGACGACTGCTTCGCCGTCCGATGTGACGTTGATGTTATCCGCACGGTAGCGGTGGTCGATCCGGTCGTGCCGTTGCTTGACCTAGAGAGGATGGGGCTGCTCTGCAGCTGCGAGGACGACCTGTGCAAGCGCCGCCACGCATCGGCACGAACCGTCCAGGCTGCCTCCACTTCGGTCTCTGCATCCGCGCCCGTGGCGTCGACAAAGCATCGCCGTCGTCAGAGCAGGATTAAAGCAGCCTGGTTACGGCTCGCCAGCTAG
- the LOC127293049 gene encoding transcription factor BEE 3, whose product MYSGQQSDQGPVANSGKEFLEGNWGSVAMHQNMGYSSGTYGFQACSMEFEEKPGLYRTSTGAFCQNIQMSDEHSGGVKKRKGTDDCIALLNPSASSSMQNVGDLQTEVSSQPERNSVEEDNRKISSRTQSKEGSSDGDGTKDYVHMRAKRGQATNSHSLAERMRRKKISERMKLLQDLVPGCSKITGKAVMLDEIINYVQSLQRQVEFLSMKLATVNPELGFDIEQILSKQMMLPQDRHLAFYGAGPGSNTLTAHFNQGIMQPDMMCNASNPVGVLHGGFHDISTMHQMPEMWEALQNIPHMNFNPAAATDSSTNNAGSMKIEQ is encoded by the exons ATGTATTCAGGCCAGCAATCTGATCAGGGTCCTGTTGCAAACAGTGGTAAAGAGTTCCTGGAGGGGAATTGGGGTTCTGTGGCAATGCATCAAAACATGGGGTATAGCAGTGGGACATATGGATTTCAAGCTTGCAGCATGGAGTTCGAAGAAAAGCCGGGGCTATATAGAACTTCTACTG GTGCATTCTGTCAGAACATCCAGATGAGTGATGAGCATAGTGGTGGTGTGAAGAAAAGGAAGGGAACAGATGACTGCATTGCTTTGCTAAACCCATCAGCCAGTAGCAGCATGCAG AATGTGGGTGATCTACAAACAGAGGTTTCATCTCAGCCAGAAAGGAATTCGGTGGAGGAGGACAACAGAAAGATTTCATCGAGAACGCAAAGCAAGGAAGGATCTTCTGATGGCGATGGCACTAAAGATTATGTTCATATGCGGGCAAAGAGAGGCCAAGCCACTAACAGCCACAGCCTTGCAGAAAGG ATGAGGAGAAAAAAGATAAGTGAGAGAATGAAGCTTCTTCAGGATCTTGTTCCAGGATGTAGTAAG ATTACTGGCAAGGCAGTGATGCTTGATGAGATAATCAATTATGTGCAGTCCTTGCAACGTCAAGTTGAG TTCTTGTCGATGAAACTTGCAACCGTCAACCCTGAGCTTGGCTTTGATATTGAGCAGATTCTATCCAAACAA ATGATGCTTCCACAAGATAGACATCTTGCTTTCTATGGAGCTGGCCCAGGATCAAACACCCTTACTGCTCATTTTAACCAAGGAATCATGCAGCCAGATATGATGTGCAACGCTTCCAATCCTGTGGGTGTTTTGCACGGAGGGTTCCACGACATCTCCACAATGCATCAG ATGCCTGAAATGTGGGAAGCGCTTCAAAACATCCCTCATATGAACTTCAACCCTGCTGCGGCCACAGATAGCAGCACCAACAATGCTG GTTCCATGAAGATTGAACAGTGA